The following proteins come from a genomic window of Salvia hispanica cultivar TCC Black 2014 chromosome 4, UniMelb_Shisp_WGS_1.0, whole genome shotgun sequence:
- the LOC125217689 gene encoding putative late blight resistance protein homolog R1A-10 isoform X1, which yields MAAYAALVSLKRIIDDIETHPSPPISLDKQQVQSLTQIVTFLQEFLEGYKSPYEYSDEADPLEIHIMDTAQAVEDVIESYIIDTIKLSDAATDDGGDEQISCIHFYQDLQNVIENMDLIKKEVTAITMEKEEHKRNVASDDVGLRFNSTGKKHLMIGFDDMLLQLLDRLTDANTNRKIIPIVGMGGIGKTTLAKGAFEHKLIKEHFDICVWTTISQDYNIVETLREVLTRAGESSSSMDEKELEVRLHKCLWGSRYLIILDDMWSIDVWDRLKFSFPDCGEGSRLVVTTRMSNLAAQLTDSYSLVKIGFLDEVSSWTLFSKIVFGEQSFLTQLESIGKKIVKKCNGLPLSIVVIGGLMAKSEVTLEYWEHIEENLASIVNSENEDYCLRILKLSYNYLPAYLKPCFLYMGVFEEDKEITASTVVRLWISEGFLKPIVNKSLTRVAEQYLKELVDRNLILVHKSCILGDVLSYKIHDLLRDLSMKESEKQRFFYVLRDQSPQGLIGQQRIVIPESTLKEKIKDALEYMLHARSYLVFGNQTTRRFPNSRFLRLSGCWVIEEEYLQLNVFELMNSRYHRLDTYYKFVIPSSINLLWNLDTLIISFEEEFIAPSEIWKMYKLRHLEFEYRRLHLPEPPSADDDIIMMENLEVLKGVINFNISEDIVKRIPNIEELDMTYEGQLMDGVDYLSCLLCLSKLESLELWAYSPDVGKYLQKINFPPSLKELFLSLPSDSEWEDILPTIGSLPLLETLELNGGRFRTREWETMEDHFQSLKSLKLYECGDLEKWTVTESSHFPLLIQLHLFVLDELKEIPAEIGEISTLRSIKLYLCNESVVLSAKQIFDEQQDLHGDQIDLLVHATVWMEDESLQKLATSNFKVIVHSIYR from the exons ATGGCAGCTTATGCAGCTCTGGTTTCTCTTAAGCGTATCATAGATGATATTGAAACTCATCCTTCCCCTCCGATTTCTCTCGACAAACAACAAGTCCAATCTCTCACACAAATAGTTACCTTCTTGCAGGAATTTCTCGAAGGCTACAAGTCACCCTACGAGTATAGCGATGAAGCAGATCCATTGGAGATTCACATTATGG ATACAGCTCAAGCGGTTGAAGACGTGATCGAGTCTTATATAATCGACACAATCAAGCTTTCTGACGCAGCAACCGATGACGGTGGTGATGAACAAATCAGTTGCATCCATTTCTATCAAGATCTGCAAAACGTGATAGAAAATATGGATTTGATCAAGAAAGAGGTGACTGCGATCACAATGGAGAAGGAAGAGCACAAGAGAAATGTGGCATCTGATGATGTTGGTTTAAGATTCAATTCCACTGGGAAGAAGCATCTAATGATAGGGTTTGATGATATGCTTCTTCAACTCCTGGATAGGCTTACTGATGCAAACACCAATCGCAAAATAATCCCTATTGTAGGGATGGGTGGCATCGGCAAAACCACTCTTGCAAAAGGTGCGTTTGAACACAAGCTTATTAAGGAGCATTTTGATATTTGCGTGTGGACTACCATTTCCCAAGATTATAATATTGTAGAAACTCTTAGGGAAGTTCTCACTCGAGCCGGAGAATCCTCGAGCAGTATGGATGAGAAAGAATTGGAAGTAAGATTACACAAGTGCTTATGGGGTAGTAGGTATCTCATTATATTAGATGATATGTGGAGTATAGATGTGTGGGATAGGTTAAAATTTTCCTTTCCAGATTGCGGTGAGGGTAGTCGACTTGTAGTAACCACGAGGATGTCGAACTTGGCTGCCCAGTTGACTGATTCCTATAGCCTCGTTAAGATTGGGTTTCTAGACGAGGTTAGTAGTTGGACCTTGTTCTCCAAAATTGTATTTGGAGAACAAAGCTTTCTTACTCAACTAGAGAGTATCGGAAAGAAAATTGTGAAAAAGTGTAATGGACTTCCTTTGTCTATTGTTGTGATAGGGGGTCTAATGGCTAAATCCGAAGTTACACTAGAATATTGGGAGCACATAGAGGAGAACTTAGCCTCAATTGTGAATTCGGAGAATGAAGATTATTGCTTGAGAATATTGAAGCTGAGCTATAACTATTTGCCTGCCTATCTAAAGCCTTGTTTTTTGTATATGGGAGTGTTTGAGGAAGACAAGGAAATTACGGCTTCAACAGTCGTCCGATTATGGATTTCTGAAGGATTTCTTAAACCAATAGTCAACAAAAGCTTGACAAGAGTTGCCGAACAATACTTGAAAGAACTAGTGGATAGAAATCTCATTTTAGTTCATAAGTCGTGCATACTTGGGGATGTGTTATCCtacaaaattcatgatttactTAGAGATCTATCAATGAAAGAATCTGAGAAACAGAGGTTTTTTTATGTGTTGAGGGATCAAAGTCCTCAAGGACTAATTGGCCAACAACGTATTGTTATTCCTGAAAGCACTTTAAAGGAAAAAATCAAGGATGCATTGGAATATATGCTCCATGCTCGTTCTTATTTGGTATTTGGTAATCAAACAACTAGGCGATTCccaaattctagatttttgaGGTTATCGGGTTGTTGGGTAATTGAAGAGGAGTATTTACAACTAAATGTGTTTGAGTTGATGAACTCACGATATCATCGTCTTGATACTTATTACAAGTTTGTAATTCCTTCTTCCATCAATCTGCTTTGGAATCTAGATACACTAATTATTAGTTTTGAGGAAGAATTTATAGCACCAAGTGAAATCTGGAAAATGTATAAACTTAGGCATCTCGAGTTTGAATATCGGAGATTGCATCTCCCAGAACCCCCGAGCGCGGACGATGATATTATCATGATGGAGAATCTAGAAGTGCTCAAAGGAGtgataaatttcaatataagtGAAGATATTGTTAAAAGAATTCCCAATATTGAGGAATTGGATATGACATATGAGGGGCAACTAATGGATGGAGTGGACTATCTGAGCTGTCTTCTTTGTCTTAGTAAACTGGAATCCTTGGAGTTGTGGGCTTACTCCCCTGATGTTGGAAAGTATCTGCAGAAGATCAACTTCCCACCCTCACTTAAAGAGTTGTTTCTTTCGCTACCAAGTGATTCAGAATGGGAGGACATACTGCCAACGATAGGCTCCTTACCACTTCTTGAGACGCTTGAATTAAATGGAGGCCGCTTCAGAACACGCGAGTGGGAAACAATGGAAGACCATTTCCAGAGTCTCAAGTCACTAAAACTGTATGAATGTGGTGATCTAGAAAAGTGGACAGTGACAGAGAGCTCCCACTTTCCACTTCTTATACAGCTTCATCTTTTTGTGTTAGATGAATTGAAGGAGATTCCTGCAGAAATAGGAGAAATATCAACACTCAGGTCAATTAAATTGTACTTATGCAATGAATCAGTGGTGTTGTCAGCTAAACAGATATTTGACGAACAACAGGATTTGCATGGAGACCAAATTGACCTTCTTGTTCACGCTACAGTTTGGATGGAAGATGAATCACTGCAAAAGTTGGCAActtccaattttaaagttatagtGCATTCTATATATAGGTAA
- the LOC125217689 gene encoding putative late blight resistance protein homolog R1B-8 isoform X4 has translation MAAYAALVSLKRIIDDIETHPSPPISLDKQQVQSLTQIVTFLQEFLEGYKSPYEYSDEADPLEIHIMDTAQAVEDVIESYIIDTIKLSDAATDDGGDEQISCIHFYQDLQNVIENMDLIKKEVTAITMEKEEHKRNVASDDVGLRFNSTGKKHLMIGFDDMLLQLLDRLTDANTNRKIIPIVGMGGIGKTTLAKGGLMAKSEVTLEYWEHIEENLASIVNSENEDYCLRILKLSYNYLPAYLKPCFLYMGVFEEDKEITASTVVRLWISEGFLKPIVNKSLTRVAEQYLKELVDRNLILVHKSCILGDVLSYKIHDLLRDLSMKESEKQRFFYVLRDQSPQGLIGQQRIVIPESTLKEKIKDALEYMLHARSYLVFGNQTTRRFPNSRFLRLSGCWVIEEEYLQLNVFELMNSRYHRLDTYYKFVIPSSINLLWNLDTLIISFEEEFIAPSEIWKMYKLRHLEFEYRRLHLPEPPSADDDIIMMENLEVLKGVINFNISEDIVKRIPNIEELDMTYEGQLMDGVDYLSCLLCLSKLESLELWAYSPDVGKYLQKINFPPSLKELFLSLPSDSEWEDILPTIGSLPLLETLELNGGRFRTREWETMEDHFQSLKSLKLYECGDLEKWTVTESSHFPLLIQLHLFVLDELKEIPAEIGEISTLRSIKLYLCNESVVLSAKQIFDEQQDLHGDQIDLLVHATVWMEDESLQKLATSNFKVIVHSIYR, from the exons ATGGCAGCTTATGCAGCTCTGGTTTCTCTTAAGCGTATCATAGATGATATTGAAACTCATCCTTCCCCTCCGATTTCTCTCGACAAACAACAAGTCCAATCTCTCACACAAATAGTTACCTTCTTGCAGGAATTTCTCGAAGGCTACAAGTCACCCTACGAGTATAGCGATGAAGCAGATCCATTGGAGATTCACATTATGG ATACAGCTCAAGCGGTTGAAGACGTGATCGAGTCTTATATAATCGACACAATCAAGCTTTCTGACGCAGCAACCGATGACGGTGGTGATGAACAAATCAGTTGCATCCATTTCTATCAAGATCTGCAAAACGTGATAGAAAATATGGATTTGATCAAGAAAGAGGTGACTGCGATCACAATGGAGAAGGAAGAGCACAAGAGAAATGTGGCATCTGATGATGTTGGTTTAAGATTCAATTCCACTGGGAAGAAGCATCTAATGATAGGGTTTGATGATATGCTTCTTCAACTCCTGGATAGGCTTACTGATGCAAACACCAATCGCAAAATAATCCCTATTGTAGGGATGGGTGGCATCGGCAAAACCACTCTTGCAAAAG GGGGTCTAATGGCTAAATCCGAAGTTACACTAGAATATTGGGAGCACATAGAGGAGAACTTAGCCTCAATTGTGAATTCGGAGAATGAAGATTATTGCTTGAGAATATTGAAGCTGAGCTATAACTATTTGCCTGCCTATCTAAAGCCTTGTTTTTTGTATATGGGAGTGTTTGAGGAAGACAAGGAAATTACGGCTTCAACAGTCGTCCGATTATGGATTTCTGAAGGATTTCTTAAACCAATAGTCAACAAAAGCTTGACAAGAGTTGCCGAACAATACTTGAAAGAACTAGTGGATAGAAATCTCATTTTAGTTCATAAGTCGTGCATACTTGGGGATGTGTTATCCtacaaaattcatgatttactTAGAGATCTATCAATGAAAGAATCTGAGAAACAGAGGTTTTTTTATGTGTTGAGGGATCAAAGTCCTCAAGGACTAATTGGCCAACAACGTATTGTTATTCCTGAAAGCACTTTAAAGGAAAAAATCAAGGATGCATTGGAATATATGCTCCATGCTCGTTCTTATTTGGTATTTGGTAATCAAACAACTAGGCGATTCccaaattctagatttttgaGGTTATCGGGTTGTTGGGTAATTGAAGAGGAGTATTTACAACTAAATGTGTTTGAGTTGATGAACTCACGATATCATCGTCTTGATACTTATTACAAGTTTGTAATTCCTTCTTCCATCAATCTGCTTTGGAATCTAGATACACTAATTATTAGTTTTGAGGAAGAATTTATAGCACCAAGTGAAATCTGGAAAATGTATAAACTTAGGCATCTCGAGTTTGAATATCGGAGATTGCATCTCCCAGAACCCCCGAGCGCGGACGATGATATTATCATGATGGAGAATCTAGAAGTGCTCAAAGGAGtgataaatttcaatataagtGAAGATATTGTTAAAAGAATTCCCAATATTGAGGAATTGGATATGACATATGAGGGGCAACTAATGGATGGAGTGGACTATCTGAGCTGTCTTCTTTGTCTTAGTAAACTGGAATCCTTGGAGTTGTGGGCTTACTCCCCTGATGTTGGAAAGTATCTGCAGAAGATCAACTTCCCACCCTCACTTAAAGAGTTGTTTCTTTCGCTACCAAGTGATTCAGAATGGGAGGACATACTGCCAACGATAGGCTCCTTACCACTTCTTGAGACGCTTGAATTAAATGGAGGCCGCTTCAGAACACGCGAGTGGGAAACAATGGAAGACCATTTCCAGAGTCTCAAGTCACTAAAACTGTATGAATGTGGTGATCTAGAAAAGTGGACAGTGACAGAGAGCTCCCACTTTCCACTTCTTATACAGCTTCATCTTTTTGTGTTAGATGAATTGAAGGAGATTCCTGCAGAAATAGGAGAAATATCAACACTCAGGTCAATTAAATTGTACTTATGCAATGAATCAGTGGTGTTGTCAGCTAAACAGATATTTGACGAACAACAGGATTTGCATGGAGACCAAATTGACCTTCTTGTTCACGCTACAGTTTGGATGGAAGATGAATCACTGCAAAAGTTGGCAActtccaattttaaagttatagtGCATTCTATATATAGGTAA
- the LOC125217689 gene encoding putative late blight resistance protein homolog R1A-10 isoform X3, whose amino-acid sequence MAAYAALVSLKRIIDDIETHPSPPISLDKQQVQSLTQIVTFLQEFLEGYKSPYEYSDEADPLEIHIMDTAQAVEDVIESYIIDTIKLSDAATDDGGDEQISCIHFYQDLQNVIENMDLIKKEVTAITMEKEEHKRNVASDDVGLRFNSTGKKHLMIGFDDMLLQLLDRLTDANTNRKIIPIVGMGGIGKTTLAKGAFEHKLIKEHFDICVWTTISQDYNIVETLREVLTRAGESSSSMDEKELEVRLHKCLWGSRYLIILDDMWSIDVWDRLKFSFPDCGEGSRLVVTTRMSNLAAQLTDSYSLVKIGFLDEVSSWTLFSKIVFGEQSFLTQLESIGKKIVKKCNGLPLSIVVIGGLMAKSEVTLEYWEHIEENLASIVNSENEDYCLRILKLSYNYLPAYLKPCFLYMGVFEEDKEITASTVVRLWISEGFLKPIVNKSLTRVAEQYLKELVDRNLILVHKSCILGDVLSYKIHDLLRDLSMKESEKQRFFYVLRDQSPQGLIGQQRIVIPESTLKEKIKDALEYMLHARSYLVFGNQTTRRFPNSRFLRLSGCWVIEEEYLQLNVFELMNSRYHRLDTYYKFVIPSSINLLWNLDTLIISFEEEFIAPSEIWKMYKLRHLEFEYRRLHLPEPPSADDDIIMMENLEVLKGVINFNISEDIVKRIPNIEELDMTYEGQLMDGVDYLSCLLCLSKLESLELWAYSPDVGKYLQKINFPPSLKELFLSLPSDSEWEDILPTIGSLPLLETLELNGGRFRTREWETMEDHFQSLKSLKLYECGDLEKWTVTESSHFPLLIQLHLFVLDELKEIPAEIGEISTLRICMETKLTFLFTLQFGWKMNHCKSWQLPILKL is encoded by the exons ATGGCAGCTTATGCAGCTCTGGTTTCTCTTAAGCGTATCATAGATGATATTGAAACTCATCCTTCCCCTCCGATTTCTCTCGACAAACAACAAGTCCAATCTCTCACACAAATAGTTACCTTCTTGCAGGAATTTCTCGAAGGCTACAAGTCACCCTACGAGTATAGCGATGAAGCAGATCCATTGGAGATTCACATTATGG ATACAGCTCAAGCGGTTGAAGACGTGATCGAGTCTTATATAATCGACACAATCAAGCTTTCTGACGCAGCAACCGATGACGGTGGTGATGAACAAATCAGTTGCATCCATTTCTATCAAGATCTGCAAAACGTGATAGAAAATATGGATTTGATCAAGAAAGAGGTGACTGCGATCACAATGGAGAAGGAAGAGCACAAGAGAAATGTGGCATCTGATGATGTTGGTTTAAGATTCAATTCCACTGGGAAGAAGCATCTAATGATAGGGTTTGATGATATGCTTCTTCAACTCCTGGATAGGCTTACTGATGCAAACACCAATCGCAAAATAATCCCTATTGTAGGGATGGGTGGCATCGGCAAAACCACTCTTGCAAAAGGTGCGTTTGAACACAAGCTTATTAAGGAGCATTTTGATATTTGCGTGTGGACTACCATTTCCCAAGATTATAATATTGTAGAAACTCTTAGGGAAGTTCTCACTCGAGCCGGAGAATCCTCGAGCAGTATGGATGAGAAAGAATTGGAAGTAAGATTACACAAGTGCTTATGGGGTAGTAGGTATCTCATTATATTAGATGATATGTGGAGTATAGATGTGTGGGATAGGTTAAAATTTTCCTTTCCAGATTGCGGTGAGGGTAGTCGACTTGTAGTAACCACGAGGATGTCGAACTTGGCTGCCCAGTTGACTGATTCCTATAGCCTCGTTAAGATTGGGTTTCTAGACGAGGTTAGTAGTTGGACCTTGTTCTCCAAAATTGTATTTGGAGAACAAAGCTTTCTTACTCAACTAGAGAGTATCGGAAAGAAAATTGTGAAAAAGTGTAATGGACTTCCTTTGTCTATTGTTGTGATAGGGGGTCTAATGGCTAAATCCGAAGTTACACTAGAATATTGGGAGCACATAGAGGAGAACTTAGCCTCAATTGTGAATTCGGAGAATGAAGATTATTGCTTGAGAATATTGAAGCTGAGCTATAACTATTTGCCTGCCTATCTAAAGCCTTGTTTTTTGTATATGGGAGTGTTTGAGGAAGACAAGGAAATTACGGCTTCAACAGTCGTCCGATTATGGATTTCTGAAGGATTTCTTAAACCAATAGTCAACAAAAGCTTGACAAGAGTTGCCGAACAATACTTGAAAGAACTAGTGGATAGAAATCTCATTTTAGTTCATAAGTCGTGCATACTTGGGGATGTGTTATCCtacaaaattcatgatttactTAGAGATCTATCAATGAAAGAATCTGAGAAACAGAGGTTTTTTTATGTGTTGAGGGATCAAAGTCCTCAAGGACTAATTGGCCAACAACGTATTGTTATTCCTGAAAGCACTTTAAAGGAAAAAATCAAGGATGCATTGGAATATATGCTCCATGCTCGTTCTTATTTGGTATTTGGTAATCAAACAACTAGGCGATTCccaaattctagatttttgaGGTTATCGGGTTGTTGGGTAATTGAAGAGGAGTATTTACAACTAAATGTGTTTGAGTTGATGAACTCACGATATCATCGTCTTGATACTTATTACAAGTTTGTAATTCCTTCTTCCATCAATCTGCTTTGGAATCTAGATACACTAATTATTAGTTTTGAGGAAGAATTTATAGCACCAAGTGAAATCTGGAAAATGTATAAACTTAGGCATCTCGAGTTTGAATATCGGAGATTGCATCTCCCAGAACCCCCGAGCGCGGACGATGATATTATCATGATGGAGAATCTAGAAGTGCTCAAAGGAGtgataaatttcaatataagtGAAGATATTGTTAAAAGAATTCCCAATATTGAGGAATTGGATATGACATATGAGGGGCAACTAATGGATGGAGTGGACTATCTGAGCTGTCTTCTTTGTCTTAGTAAACTGGAATCCTTGGAGTTGTGGGCTTACTCCCCTGATGTTGGAAAGTATCTGCAGAAGATCAACTTCCCACCCTCACTTAAAGAGTTGTTTCTTTCGCTACCAAGTGATTCAGAATGGGAGGACATACTGCCAACGATAGGCTCCTTACCACTTCTTGAGACGCTTGAATTAAATGGAGGCCGCTTCAGAACACGCGAGTGGGAAACAATGGAAGACCATTTCCAGAGTCTCAAGTCACTAAAACTGTATGAATGTGGTGATCTAGAAAAGTGGACAGTGACAGAGAGCTCCCACTTTCCACTTCTTATACAGCTTCATCTTTTTGTGTTAGATGAATTGAAGGAGATTCCTGCAGAAATAGGAGAAATATCAACACTCAG GATTTGCATGGAGACCAAATTGACCTTCTTGTTCACGCTACAGTTTGGATGGAAGATGAATCACTGCAAAAGTTGGCAActtccaattttaaagttatag
- the LOC125217689 gene encoding putative late blight resistance protein homolog R1A-10 isoform X2 — MAAYAALVSLKRIIDDIETHPSPPISLDKQQVQSLTQIVTFLQEFLEGYKSPYEYSDEADPLEIHIMAQAVEDVIESYIIDTIKLSDAATDDGGDEQISCIHFYQDLQNVIENMDLIKKEVTAITMEKEEHKRNVASDDVGLRFNSTGKKHLMIGFDDMLLQLLDRLTDANTNRKIIPIVGMGGIGKTTLAKGAFEHKLIKEHFDICVWTTISQDYNIVETLREVLTRAGESSSSMDEKELEVRLHKCLWGSRYLIILDDMWSIDVWDRLKFSFPDCGEGSRLVVTTRMSNLAAQLTDSYSLVKIGFLDEVSSWTLFSKIVFGEQSFLTQLESIGKKIVKKCNGLPLSIVVIGGLMAKSEVTLEYWEHIEENLASIVNSENEDYCLRILKLSYNYLPAYLKPCFLYMGVFEEDKEITASTVVRLWISEGFLKPIVNKSLTRVAEQYLKELVDRNLILVHKSCILGDVLSYKIHDLLRDLSMKESEKQRFFYVLRDQSPQGLIGQQRIVIPESTLKEKIKDALEYMLHARSYLVFGNQTTRRFPNSRFLRLSGCWVIEEEYLQLNVFELMNSRYHRLDTYYKFVIPSSINLLWNLDTLIISFEEEFIAPSEIWKMYKLRHLEFEYRRLHLPEPPSADDDIIMMENLEVLKGVINFNISEDIVKRIPNIEELDMTYEGQLMDGVDYLSCLLCLSKLESLELWAYSPDVGKYLQKINFPPSLKELFLSLPSDSEWEDILPTIGSLPLLETLELNGGRFRTREWETMEDHFQSLKSLKLYECGDLEKWTVTESSHFPLLIQLHLFVLDELKEIPAEIGEISTLRSIKLYLCNESVVLSAKQIFDEQQDLHGDQIDLLVHATVWMEDESLQKLATSNFKVIVHSIYR, encoded by the exons ATGGCAGCTTATGCAGCTCTGGTTTCTCTTAAGCGTATCATAGATGATATTGAAACTCATCCTTCCCCTCCGATTTCTCTCGACAAACAACAAGTCCAATCTCTCACACAAATAGTTACCTTCTTGCAGGAATTTCTCGAAGGCTACAAGTCACCCTACGAGTATAGCGATGAAGCAGATCCATTGGAGATTCACATTATGG CTCAAGCGGTTGAAGACGTGATCGAGTCTTATATAATCGACACAATCAAGCTTTCTGACGCAGCAACCGATGACGGTGGTGATGAACAAATCAGTTGCATCCATTTCTATCAAGATCTGCAAAACGTGATAGAAAATATGGATTTGATCAAGAAAGAGGTGACTGCGATCACAATGGAGAAGGAAGAGCACAAGAGAAATGTGGCATCTGATGATGTTGGTTTAAGATTCAATTCCACTGGGAAGAAGCATCTAATGATAGGGTTTGATGATATGCTTCTTCAACTCCTGGATAGGCTTACTGATGCAAACACCAATCGCAAAATAATCCCTATTGTAGGGATGGGTGGCATCGGCAAAACCACTCTTGCAAAAGGTGCGTTTGAACACAAGCTTATTAAGGAGCATTTTGATATTTGCGTGTGGACTACCATTTCCCAAGATTATAATATTGTAGAAACTCTTAGGGAAGTTCTCACTCGAGCCGGAGAATCCTCGAGCAGTATGGATGAGAAAGAATTGGAAGTAAGATTACACAAGTGCTTATGGGGTAGTAGGTATCTCATTATATTAGATGATATGTGGAGTATAGATGTGTGGGATAGGTTAAAATTTTCCTTTCCAGATTGCGGTGAGGGTAGTCGACTTGTAGTAACCACGAGGATGTCGAACTTGGCTGCCCAGTTGACTGATTCCTATAGCCTCGTTAAGATTGGGTTTCTAGACGAGGTTAGTAGTTGGACCTTGTTCTCCAAAATTGTATTTGGAGAACAAAGCTTTCTTACTCAACTAGAGAGTATCGGAAAGAAAATTGTGAAAAAGTGTAATGGACTTCCTTTGTCTATTGTTGTGATAGGGGGTCTAATGGCTAAATCCGAAGTTACACTAGAATATTGGGAGCACATAGAGGAGAACTTAGCCTCAATTGTGAATTCGGAGAATGAAGATTATTGCTTGAGAATATTGAAGCTGAGCTATAACTATTTGCCTGCCTATCTAAAGCCTTGTTTTTTGTATATGGGAGTGTTTGAGGAAGACAAGGAAATTACGGCTTCAACAGTCGTCCGATTATGGATTTCTGAAGGATTTCTTAAACCAATAGTCAACAAAAGCTTGACAAGAGTTGCCGAACAATACTTGAAAGAACTAGTGGATAGAAATCTCATTTTAGTTCATAAGTCGTGCATACTTGGGGATGTGTTATCCtacaaaattcatgatttactTAGAGATCTATCAATGAAAGAATCTGAGAAACAGAGGTTTTTTTATGTGTTGAGGGATCAAAGTCCTCAAGGACTAATTGGCCAACAACGTATTGTTATTCCTGAAAGCACTTTAAAGGAAAAAATCAAGGATGCATTGGAATATATGCTCCATGCTCGTTCTTATTTGGTATTTGGTAATCAAACAACTAGGCGATTCccaaattctagatttttgaGGTTATCGGGTTGTTGGGTAATTGAAGAGGAGTATTTACAACTAAATGTGTTTGAGTTGATGAACTCACGATATCATCGTCTTGATACTTATTACAAGTTTGTAATTCCTTCTTCCATCAATCTGCTTTGGAATCTAGATACACTAATTATTAGTTTTGAGGAAGAATTTATAGCACCAAGTGAAATCTGGAAAATGTATAAACTTAGGCATCTCGAGTTTGAATATCGGAGATTGCATCTCCCAGAACCCCCGAGCGCGGACGATGATATTATCATGATGGAGAATCTAGAAGTGCTCAAAGGAGtgataaatttcaatataagtGAAGATATTGTTAAAAGAATTCCCAATATTGAGGAATTGGATATGACATATGAGGGGCAACTAATGGATGGAGTGGACTATCTGAGCTGTCTTCTTTGTCTTAGTAAACTGGAATCCTTGGAGTTGTGGGCTTACTCCCCTGATGTTGGAAAGTATCTGCAGAAGATCAACTTCCCACCCTCACTTAAAGAGTTGTTTCTTTCGCTACCAAGTGATTCAGAATGGGAGGACATACTGCCAACGATAGGCTCCTTACCACTTCTTGAGACGCTTGAATTAAATGGAGGCCGCTTCAGAACACGCGAGTGGGAAACAATGGAAGACCATTTCCAGAGTCTCAAGTCACTAAAACTGTATGAATGTGGTGATCTAGAAAAGTGGACAGTGACAGAGAGCTCCCACTTTCCACTTCTTATACAGCTTCATCTTTTTGTGTTAGATGAATTGAAGGAGATTCCTGCAGAAATAGGAGAAATATCAACACTCAGGTCAATTAAATTGTACTTATGCAATGAATCAGTGGTGTTGTCAGCTAAACAGATATTTGACGAACAACAGGATTTGCATGGAGACCAAATTGACCTTCTTGTTCACGCTACAGTTTGGATGGAAGATGAATCACTGCAAAAGTTGGCAActtccaattttaaagttatagtGCATTCTATATATAGGTAA